A part of Sebastes fasciatus isolate fSebFas1 chromosome 10, fSebFas1.pri, whole genome shotgun sequence genomic DNA contains:
- the LOC141775873 gene encoding protocadherin alpha-3-like, whose amino-acid sequence MFSGLTMEQRSYERRRARGCLLGCVVAVLLWSVASAQIRYSISEEVNEGTVVGNIAKDLGLDKSTLKDRKYRIVSSNADPLFHVNQNDGVLYVSRKIDREEVCAQSSTCLINLKTVLENPLEVHYVVVEVLDINDHSPSFPEKKTTLEMSESVLPGARIQLKASRDSDSGHFSVQQYKLSQNDHFRLEVKDKGEDGKIPILVVQKSLDRETAGSHSLVLTALDGGKPPKTGTMNILVNVLDVNDNAPVFSKDVYSVMLEENAPVGTTVVQVNATDLDEGLNGEMVYSFTNSISQRLLKLFDINPLTGEIIVKGLIDYEEKEKYEIEIRASDKGLAPLATEKSVIIKIIDVNDNAPEIEVTSFSNSIPEDSRLGTTVALISVNDLDSGLNGKVICAVNVDVPFALSPSLQDKMYSLVTRSPLDRERRANYELTITAKDAGQPPLSSVKTISVVVSDVNDNSPEFSLSPYTFYVTEANEPGASVFSVRASDRDEGDNALISYHILRDRSEGNKLASFLNINSEKGDILALKSFDFETLKTFQFQVVATDSGTPSLSSNVTVNVFILDQNDNAPVILYPVSSNGSAEGVEEIPRNVNAGHLVTKVRAYDADIGYNGWLLFSLQEVTHHSLFGLDRYTGQIRTLRSFTETDEAEHKLVILVKDNGNVSLSATATVIVKVVEPKEAFAASDVKSATKVDEEDNVTFYLIITLGSVSVLFLVSIIVLIAMQCSKSTDYTSKYLPEPNYDGTLCHSIQYRSGDKRYMLVGPRMSIGSTIVPGSHANTLVLPDRRSATSEVRIVFVKTLACFYWQCYSCVRSLISSAYHLLHVQHLYCLFGIISFEKFDTSVLSCNFDHTVCHFKTEEDIWRGKNNVLDLLIFPFPTYLTLGVQSFEK is encoded by the coding sequence ATGTTTTCGGGTTTAACCATGGAACAAAGAAGCTACGAGAGACGAAGGGCGAGAGGATGTTTGCTCGGCTGCGTGGTTGCTGTGCTTTTGTGGAGCGTGGCTTCGGCGCAAATAAGATATTCAATCTCTGAGGAAGTGAACGAAGGAACTGTGGTTGGAAATATAGCAAAAGATCTGGGATTAGATAAAAGCACACTGAAAGACAGGAAGTATCGGATTGTTTCTAGTAATGCGGATCCTCTTTTCCATGTAAATCAGAACGATGGTGTCCTATATGTGAGCCGAAAGATTGACAGAGAAGAGGTGTGCGCACAGAGCAGTACGTGTTTAATAAATCTGAAAACCGTGCTAGAAAACCCACTGGAGGTCCACTATGTTGTAGTGGAAGTGCTGGATATAAATGACCATTCTCCCAGTTTCCCAGAGAAAAAGACAACGTTGGAGATGTCCGAATCTGTGTTGCCCGGAGCACGTATTCAGCTAAAAGCCTCACGGGATTCAGACAGTGGTCATTTCTCCGTGCAGCAGTATAAACTCAGTCAAAACGATCACTTCCGTTTGGAAGTTAAAGATAAAGGAGAAGATGGGAAAATACCAATATTGGTTGTTCAAAAGTCTTTAGACAGGGAAACTGCAGGGAGTCACTCATTAGTGCTGACAGCACTGGATGGAGGGAAACCTCCGAAGACTGGAACTATGAATATTCTAGTAAATGTCTTAGATGTTAATGATAACGCACCTGTTTTCTCTAAGGATGTTTATTCTGTGATGCTCGAGGAAAATGCTCCAGTAGGCACCACTGTAGTGCAAGTGAATGCAACTGATTTGGATGAAGGACTAAACGGAGAAATGGTTTACTCATTTACTAACAGTATCAGTCAAAGGTTATTAAAACTATTTGATATCAATCCATTAACAGGTGAAATAATCGTGAAAGGATTAATAGACTATGAGGAGAAGGAAAAATATGAGATTGAAATTCGAGCATCAGATAAAGGTCTGGCTCCTCTGGCTACAGAAAAAAGCGTCATTATCAAGATAATAGACGTGAATGATAATGCACCTGAGATTGAAGTTACATCATTTTCAAACTCCATCCCTGAAGACTCCAGACTTGGAACTACTGTTGCTCTTATCAGTGTAAATGACTTGGACTCTGGTCTCAATGGAAAAGTTATTTGCGCTGTCAACGTGGATGTTCCATTTGCTTTATCACCTTCTTTACAAgacaaaatgtattcattagtgACCAGATCTCCTCTGGACAGAGAGCGAAGGGCCAATTATGAGCTAACAATAACTGCAAAAGATGCTGGTCAACCTCCATTATCATCTGTGAAGACAATCAGCGTTGTGGTGTCAGATGTGAATGACAACAGTCCAGAGTTTTCACTGAGTCCATATACTTTCTATGTCACTGAAGCTAATGAGCCAGGAGcctctgtgttttctgtaaGAGCCTCTGATCGTGACGAGGGAGACAATGCACTTATTTCCTATCATATTCTCAGAGATCGAAGCGAAGGAAATaaattggcttcatttctcaacATAAACTCTGAAAAAGGAGATATTTTGGCTCTAAAAAGTTTTGACTTTGAGACTCTGAAAACGTTCCAGTTCCAAGTTGTTGCCACAGATTCTGGAACTCCGTCACTAAGCAGCAACGTCACAGTGAACGTGTTCATTCTGGATCAGAACGACAACGCTCCAGTCATCCTGTATCCAGTCAGCTCTAACGGTTCTGCTGAAGGTGTGGAGGAGATTCCCCGCAATGTGAACGCAGGACACTTGGTGACTAAAGTCAGAGCCTATGACGCTGATATAGGATATAATGGCTGGTTACTGTTTTCACTGCAGGAAGTTACTCACCACAGTCTCTTTGGTTTGGACCGCTATACAGGACAGATCAGAACACTTCGCTCATTCACAGAGACAGACGAGGCTGAGCATAAACTGGTCATACTGGTGAAAGACAATGGGAACGTCTCACTCTCAGCAACAGCTACTGTGATTGTCAAAGTTGTGGAGCCCAAAGAGGCTTTTGCCGCTTCTGATGTTAAAAGTGCAACTAAAGTTGACGAGGAGGACAATGTGACATTTTATCTGATCATAACCCTGGGATCAGTTTCAGTACTTTTTCTCGTCAGTATCATCGTGCTGATCGCAATGCAGTGCTCTAAATCCACAGACTATACTTCTAAATATCTACCAGAGCCTAATTATGATGGAACACTGTGTCACAGCATCCAGTACAGATCTGGAGACAAACGGTACATGTTAGTTGGACCCAGAATGAGTATAGGATCAACTATAGTCCCGGGCAGCCATGCCAACACACTAGTGCTCCCTGACAGGAGGTCTGCGACTTCAGAGGTAAGAATTGTTTTTGTGAAAACCCTGGCTTGTTTCTACTGGCAGTGTTATTCATGTGTCCGTTCATTAATCAGTTCAGCCTATCATCTACTACATGTACAGCATCTTTACTGCTTGTTTGGCATTATTAGTTTTGAGAAGTTCGACACTTCGGTTTTAAGCTGCAACTTtgatcatactgtatgtcattttaAGACAGAGGAGGACATCTGGAGAggtaaaaataatgttttggaTCTTTTGATTTTCCCATTCCCCACATACTTAACACTTGGTGTGCAAAGTTTTGAAAAATGA